One Streptomyces sp. CG4 genomic window, AGGTACTTGCCGACCCGCTCGGTCTCCTCGCCGGACAGCGGCACCTGCGGCTCGGCCGTCACCGGGCAGTCGATGATGCCGCGCAGATGCAGCGCGGCCTTGAACGCGCCGAGCGCCGACGAACTGCCGCCCATCCGGGCCGGATCGCCCACCGTGACCATCCCGAACAGCGCGCACAGCCGCTCCTGTTCGGCCCGCGCGCCCTCCCAGTCGCCCGCCCGGCACATCCGGTACAGCCGCACGTACCCGTGCGGGTCGACGTTGGCCAGCCCCGGCACGGCCCCGTCGGCGCCCATCGCCAGCGCGGCGTCCACCAGCAGCTCGGAGCCGGTCAGCACGCTGAACCCGGGGTGCGTACGGGCTCCGGTGACGATCTCCCGGAAGGCGCCCAGGTCCCCGCTGGAGTCCTTGATCCCGGCCAGCACCCGGTCGGCGGCCAGCCCCAGCACCATCTCGGCGGGGAGCTTGGTGTGCACGGCGACGGGGATGTCGTAGGCGATGACCGGCACGTCGCTCGCGGCCGCGATCCGGCGGTAGTGGTGGACGATCTCGGCGCGGTGGGTGCGGGCGTAGAACGGGGCGGTGACGACGACGGCCTGCGCGCCGGCCGCGGTCACGGCCGCGACGTGGTCGAGGACGCGTGGGGTGGTCATGTCGATGGCGCCGGCCAGGACCGGCAGCCGGCCGCCGACGTGCGCGGTCACCGCCTCCACCACCTGCCGGCGCTGCTGGTCCGTCAGGAACGCCGCCTCGGAGGAGGATCCGAGCACGAACAGCCCGTGCGCCCCGCCGTCCATCAGATGGTCGACCAGCCTGAGCAGCGAGGGCACGTCCACCTCGCGCTCCGGCGTCAGGGGTGTGCAGACGGGCGGGACGACACCGGTGAGCGGGGTGGGGAAGGGCATTTCAGGGCTCCTGCCGTGCTGGGTCGCGAGTCGACTGGTCCTCCTCCACAGGATGGTGGCAGCGGTAGCGGTGTCCGGGTCGTGACGCGGCCGAGAAGTCCGGCATCGCCTCGGCGCACAGGTGATCCGTCTTCCAGCAGCGGGTGCGGAACGGGCAGCCGCTCGGCGGCCGGGTCGCCGACGGCACCGGCCCGGTCAGCGGGATCGGGTCGACGGGATCCAGCAGGCCGGGCGTGGCGGAGAACAGGGCGCGGGTGTACGGGTGCCGGGCGGCCTCGGTGACCCGGCCGGCCGGGGTCTCCTCCACGATCCGGCCCAGATACATGGTGATCACCCGGTCGCTCATCCGCCGTACCGTCTGGATGTCGTGCGAGACGAACACCAGGGCCAGACCGAGGCGTTGCTTCAGGTCCAGCAGGAGGTTGAGGATCTGGGCGCGGACCGACACGTCCAGGGCGCTGGTCGGCTCGTCGGCGACGACCAGGGCCGGGTCCAGGGCGAGCGCGCGGGCGATGGCGACCCGCTGCCGCTGACCGCCGGAGAGCTGTCCGGGCAGTGCGTCGGACAGGGCCCGGGGGAGGCCGACCAGGGCCATCAACTCCCGTACGCGCTCGTCCCGTTCGGCCCGGGTGCCACGGTCGTGGACGTCCAGCGGGTCGCGCAGGATCCGGCGTACCGTCAGCCGCCGGTTGAGCGCGGTCGACGGGTCCTGGAAGACCATGCCGACGCCGGCGCCGAGCGTGGCCCGGCGTTCGGCGGGCGGCATCGTCCACAGGTCACGGGCCCGGAACGCCACCGTCCCGGAGGCCGGCCGCTGGATGCCCACCAGCACCCGCGCCAGGGTCGACTTCCCGCACCCCGACTCGCCGACCACGCCCACCGTCTCCCCGGCGGCCACGGTGAGGTCGGCGCCGGTCAGGGCGTACACCCGGTCACGGCGGAACAGTCCGCCGCTGCGGGCCTTGTGCACGACATGGGCGTCCCGGACCTCGATGACGGCGTTCACCGGAGAGCCTCCTCCACGGGTACGGCCGGGTGATAACAGGCCGCCCTGTGGGTGGCCGTACCGGTGAGGACGGGCGCGCTGTCGTGGCACACCCGGGTCGCCGGCGGGCAGCGGTCGGCGAAGCGGCAGCCCGCCGGGAAGTCCGCCGGGGCGGGTACGACTCCCTTGATCTGCGTCATCCGTTCCTCGGCCGACTCCAGCGACAGCACGCTGCCGAGCAGCCCGCGCGTGTAGTGGTGGGCCGGCGCGGCCACCAGGTCGGCGGTCACCCCGCTCTCCACGATCTGCCCGCCGTACATCACCACCACCCGGTCGGTGACGTCGGCGACCAGCGCCAGATCGTGCGAGACCAGGATCAGCGCGAAGCCCAGCTCCGCGCGCAGTCGCAGCAGCAGCTCCATCACCTGGGCCTGCACGGTGACGTCCAGCGCGGTCGTCGGCTCGTCGGCGACGATCAGCCGTGGTTCGCGGGAGAGGGCCATGGCGATGAGGACGCGCTGGCGCTGGCCGCCGGACAGCTCGTGCGGATGGCTGCGCAGGGTGCGGTCGGGGTCCAGGCCGACCAGTTCCATGAGCTCGCGCGGAGCGCGCCGGCCGCCGCGCCGGACGAGCTGTTTCAGCTGGGCGCGGATGGTCATCGCCGGGTTCAGCGAGGACAGGGCGTCCTGGTAGACCATCGCCATCTCGTGCCCGAGCAGCCTCCGCCGGGCCCGCATCGGCTCGGTGAGCAGGTCCCGCTGCCGGAACCGGATCTGCCCGCCGACGCGCGCGTCCCGCGGCTGGAGCCCCATCACGGTGAGCGCGGTCAGCGACTTCCCGCACCCCGACTCGCCGACCAGGCCGAGCACTTCACCGGGGTACACCTCGAAGCCGACCCCGGCGACGATGTCCACGCCCCGGTGCCGGTCCGGGAAGCCGATGGTGAGGTTCTCCACGGCCAGCACCGGCCGGCCGGAGGAGTCGGGGCGGGGCCGGGCCCGCGAGCGCAGGCGCGCGGCGGCCTCCGTGAGTCCGGGCAGTTGCAGCACCTCGCCGCTGCCGGGCTCCGGCGTCTCCAGCCGGTCGTCGGGCCTGTCCACTTCCCTGGGTGCCGGTGCCGCCCAGGCGTCGGACACGCCCTCGGAGAGGATGTTCAGCGACAGCACGGTCAGCAGGATCAGCAGCCCGGGGAAGACGGTCGCCCACCAGCCTCCGGTCAGCACCATGTTCTTGCCGTCGGCGATGACACTGCCCCAGGACGGGTCCGGCGGCCGCACCCCGGCGCCGATGAAGGACAGCGACGCCTCGAACACGATCGCCTCGGCGACCTGCACCGTGCAGAACACCAGCACCGGGGCAGCGCAGTTGACGGCCACGTGCCGCAGCACGATGTGCGGGGTACGGGCGCCGATCACCCGTTCCGCCGTGACGTAGTCCTCGCCGTACTGGTCGAGCACGTTCGCCCGGACGACCCGTGCCACCGGCGGCGTGAACAGGAAGGCGATCGCGCAGATCAGCACCCCGATGCCGCCGCCGAACACGGCGACCAGCACGGCCGCGAGCGCGATCCCCGGGAATGCCATGACCACGTCCAGGCAGCGCATCAGCGTCTCGTCGACCGCCTTGCGGGAGGTGGCGGCCACCGCCCCGATGACGGCACCCACGACCAGCGCGAGCGCCGTCGCCCCCAGCCCGATCGCCAGCGACCAGCGGGCGCCGTACATCAGCCGGCTCAGGATGTCCCGGCCGAGGCTGTCCTGCCCGAGCCAGTGCGCGGCCGAGGGATGCCCGCTGCCGCCGACCGGGTCCTGCTGGTCGAGCGGATCGTCCGGGGCGAGCAGCGGGGCGAGTACGGCGACGAGGATGACGAGCGCCAGGAAGCAGACGGCGATCCTGGACAGCGGCGGCAGTCTGCGCCAGCCGCGCAGCCGGACGCCGCCGGGCCGGGAGAGCCGTTCGGCAAGGCTCGCGCGCGTGACCATCAGGCCGCCCTCAGACGTGGGTTGACCAGCAGATACAGGATGTCGATGACGAGGTTGACGACGACGAACCCGGTGGCCGTGGTGAGGACCACCCCCTGGACGACGGCCGGGTCGCCGTTCTGCACGGCGTCGATCATCAGCTTGCCCATGCCGGGCAGCGAGAAGATGGTCTCGATGACGACGGCACCGCCGAGGAGGTAGCCGACCCGCAGCCCGAGCACGGTCAGCGGATTGACCAGGGCGTTCCTGAGGACGTTCCGCCCGACGACGACCAGGGGCGGCAGCCCGCCGCCGATCGCCGTGCGCACGTAGTCCTTGTCCAGCTCCTCCACCACCGAGGTCCGCACGATCCGGGTGAGCTGGGCGGCCACCGGCAGGGAGAGGGCGAAGGCGGGCAGCGCCATGGTCTTCAGCCAGCCGGTGACCGAGTCGGCCGGGTTGATGTAGCCGCCGGTCGGGAACCAGCCCCGGTCCACCGCCAGATACTGGATCATCAGCAGCGCCAGCCAGAACCCGGGCGCGGCCACCCCGATCAGCGAGACGACCCGGATGGCCTGGTCCGGGATCCGGTCCCGGTGGACGGCCGCCGTGACCCCGCCGGCCAGCGCCAGCACCACGGCGACGGCGAGGCCGAGGAAGGTCAGCTGGAGGGTGAGCGGCAGCGCGGTGGTGACCTGGTCGACGACCGGCGCCCGGGTCAGGGCGCTGGTGCCGAGGTTGCCGTGCAGGAGGTCGCCGACGAAGTGGACGTACCGCACGGGCAACGGATCCAGCAGCCCGCCCCGCTCCCGGAAGTCGTGCAGCTGCCGCGGGGTCGGGTTCGAGCCCTGGAAGAACGCGGACGCCGGGTCGACGTCTGAGAAGCGCATCACCAGGAACACGAACAGCACGATCCCGAGCATGAGCGGCACGAGCAGGGCGACCCGGCGCAGCAGGATCCGTACGACGGCCGTCATGCCGTCAGACCCACTTGGCCTGGAGCACGTTGATCCCCGGGTACGGCTGTGCTCTTATCCCGGTGAGCTTGCGCGGGTCCCAGGCCGTCATCAGCTCGTTGTGCACCACCGGGTACAGCACGGCCTGCTCGGCGACGACGTCGATGTAGTCCTGGATCATCGCCTTCTTCTTCGCCGCGTCCGGCTCCCGGGTCGCCCGGTCCATGTCCGTGAAGAGCTGCTGGGCGACAGGGTTGTCGGCCCACCGGGTGTACCCCATCCAGAGGTTCTGCGGGCCGTAGTTGTAGTGCATGATCAGGTCGGCGTCGAGCCCGAACTGATTGGGGTTCGAGGCGGCGGCGACGACCTGGTAGTCCTGCTTCTGGTCCATCTTGGTGAAGACGGCCGTGGTCTCCTGCGGTGCCAGGGTCGTCTCGACGCCGACCGCGTCCCAGGAGGACTTGATGGTCGGCAGACAGTCCACGATCCAACTGACGTTCACGGCAAGGATGTCGACCTTGAGGTCGGTGACGCCCGCCGCCCTCAGCAGCGCCTTCGCCTTCCGCGGATCGTGGTCGTAGACGGTCCTGGCCCGCCGGTGGGCCGGGTTGCCCTCGTTGAGGAACGAGGAGGCGGGCTTCCCGTGCCCCTTCAGGGCGACCTGCACCATCTTCTCGGTGTCGATGGCGTAGTGCAGCGCCTGCCGCACCCGTACGTCGTCGAACGGCTTGTGCTTCGTGTTGAACATCAGGAACAGGTTGTTCATCCCGGCGCCGCCCGCGACCGTCAGGCCGCCCTGCTCCAGCCTCGCGATATTGGCGTACGGGATGTTGTCCGCGATCTGCGCCCCGGCGCCGGATCCGGAGATCTTCGCGACGCGCGGAGCGGCGTCCACGATGGTCAGCCAGTTCATGCGCCGGAAGGCGGGTCTGCGGGGCCCGTTGTAGGCGGCGAACGCCTCGAAGACGGTGTTGGACTTCGGGTGGTGCGCGGTCTGCCGGTACGGCCCCGAGCCCACGGCGAGCCCCTTGACGGCGTCGTCCCAGGCGCCGGGCCGGGAGAAGACGTGCTGCGGCATGATCTTGGCGAGGGTGAGCCGGGACAGCCCGTCGGGGAAGGGGAACTTGAGCCTCAGCTCGACGGTCCGCGCGTCGGCCTTCCGCACGCCGTCCAGCCAGCTCACGAAGAAGCCCTTGGCGAGCGTCGGGGTGCCCGGGTCGAGGATCCGGTCGAAGACGAACACGACGTCGTCGGCGGTGACCGGCCTGCCGTCGTGGAAGGCCGCGCCCGAGCGCAGCGTGAACCGCCAGGTGGTGGCGTTCGGGTCCGCCGGTACCCCGGTGCCGAGCGCCGGATAGGGCACCCGGGTGATCGGGTCGGTGTCCAGCAGCCCCTCGTAGACATGGTTGTTGGCGGCCATGGAGAACGCCGACGCCGTCTGCGTCGGATCCCAGGTCCCGTCGTTGCCGTACCCGATCACGGCGGTCAGTGTCCGGTTCCTGCCGCTGCCGCCGGTGTCGTTCGTGGACTGCGGGCCGGCGGAGCAGCCGGTCAGCACCGGCGGCAGAGCGGCGGCCGCGCCCAGCGCACCGGTGAACTTCAGGAACGACCGGCGGCGCGGAGCCGGTGCGTCGGGGGTCACGTCGTCGCGCACGGGTCCTCCAGCAAGTCGGTGGGGGGAGGGGGTGGGAGATACGACGTCCTACGTCCTACGTCCGGTCGGTAGCGCGACCATAAGAGGGGCTGTGGGGGCGGTCAAGACAGCGCACACGAATGGACCAGCCGCCAGAGGTCACACCGAGGGCGGCCCGAAATGCCCGGGTGCCGACGCGAGTTGGGCCGATCGGGTTCAGGGGGTGGGCGTGGGCCCGGTCACCCCTCGGGGATCACGAGGTCCTCGGCACGGCCCTCCACCACCAGGTTGCCCTCCGGTGTCAGCCGGGCCAGATCGCCGGTGCGGTGGAACCCGTCGGGGGTGAAGGCCCGGGCGTCGTGCCCGGGGGACCGGTAGGGGCCGCGCGGGGTGTACGGGCCGCGGGTGAGGAGCTCGCCGGCCTCGCCCTCGGGGGCGTCGATCCGGATCTCGTCGGCCGGGGAGAGCGGCCGTCCCCGGGTCGTGAGCACCACGTCCCGCGGGTCGTCGAGGCGGGTGGCGGTCAGCAGCCCCTCGGCCCCGCCGTACACCTGCTGCAGCCGGCAGCCGAAGCCGGGCTCGACCCGGGCGGCGAGGCCGGGGTGGAGGCGGGCGCCGCCGATCTGCAGCACCCGCAGCGAGCCCAGGTCGGCCTCGGCGCCGTCGAGGGCGTCCAGCCAGCGGACAGCGACGCTGGGTGTCACCGAGGTGACGGTCACCCGTTCCCGTGCGATCGCGGCGAAGGCGGCGTCCGGCTCCGGATCGTCGAGCAGGACGACGGTGCCGCCGGCGGCCAGGGTGCCGAGGATGCCGGGACAGCCGAGGGCGAGGGCGGACTCCGCGGGCAGTACCGCCAGATAGACGTCCTCGGGGCCGAGTCCGAGCAACTCGGTGGTGGCGCGCAGCTGGTAGGCGTAGTCGTCGTGGGTGCGGCCGACGAGCCGCGGCGGCGCCGGCGCACCGCCCGACGATGCCGTCGTACCGCCCGGCAGCAGGAAGAACGCCACGTCGGAGGCGTCCAGGCGGTGGTCCGGTACGGGGGCCTCGTCCACGGTGTGCAGCGGGAAGGCGAGGCAGCCGCCCGGCAGCACCGCGAAGCCGCCCGCCTGCTCGCCGGGTGCGGCGAGGGTGAGGATCCGCCGCAGTGATGTCGACCCGGCGGCGATCCGGGCGGCCATCGCGGCGTGGTCGAAGCCGCGGTGCACCGCCGGGCCGACGTAGCCGACGGCCTCGGTCCCGGCCGTCAGCTGGGCGATCTCCGGCTCCCGGCGGTCGGTCGGCGCGAGCACGGGGACCGCCCCGGCGCGCATCAGCGCGAACACCGTGATGACGAACTCGGGGGTGTTCGGCAGCTGCACCACGACCCGCTTGCCGGGCGCGATGCCGCGCAGCCGCAGCCCCGCGGCCATCCGGTTCACCCGCCGGTCCAGCTGGAAGTACGTCAGGCGGGTCGCGCCGTGCACGAGCGCGGTGCGCGGGCCGTGCGCGGCCGCCCAGTCGTGCAGCAGCTCGGGCAGGGGACGGCCCTGCCAGTAGCCGGCGCGGCGGTGGGCGAGGGCGGTCTCCTCGGGCCAGGGGGTGAAGCCGTTCGCTGCCATCCCCGCAACATAGAGTCCACCCAGGTATTCCGTAAAGCGGCCATATCTTTCCGCTATCCGAAATCCGCGCAGATGGTTGCGGATTGTAGAGGCGGAGCGTCACTCCGGATGTGCGAAGCGTGAAACTCGGGAAGGAAGGGGAGCAGGTCAAGGCGCGACGCAACCCGCGCGGCGCGCTGTGTGCCGAAGAGCCGGAGGACATGTTGAGGGAATTGCGGCCTGCCGTCGGCAGCCATGTGGTGGACACCCGTACCGGCAGGCTCGGCATCGTCATGGGGTACGAGGGTCCCTACGCCCAGCTGAGACCGTACGGCGGGGGCCGGGAGTGGGACGCCGAACCCGGAGCGCTGCGCACCGCCACCGCCGCCGAGCGGCTCAAGGCGGCGACCGCGCACGCCAATGCCCGAAGCCGCGGGGAGGCGCTCTAGCCGCTGCCCGCATGGGCGAGAATGGGTGCCATGAGTCTGTTCCGCGACGACGGCATCGTGCTGCGCACCCAGAAGCTGGGTGAGGCGGACCGGATCATGCTGTGCCTGCCCGGGGGACACCCCCCGGACCCCCGGCCGGGCGAAGGCGGGGGTCGGCGATGAGTCTGTTCCGGGATGACGGCATCGTGCTGCGCACCCAGAAGCTGGGTGAGGCGGACCGGATCATCACGTTGCTCACCCGCGGTCACGGGCGGGTGCGGGCCGTGGCGCGTGGGGTGCGGCGGACCAAGTCGAAGTTCGGGGCCCGGCTGGAGCCCTTCTCCCATGTCGACGTGCAGTTCTTCGCGCGCGGGAGCGAGCTGGTCGGGCGCGGGCTCCCACTGTGCACACAGAGCGAGACCATCGCGCCGTACGGTGGCGGAATCGTCACCGACTACGCCCGCTACACCGCCGGTACGGCGATGCTGGAGACCGCCGAGCGGTTCACCGACCACGAGGGCGAGCCCGCCGTCCAGCAGTATCTGCTGCTCGTCGGCGCCCTGCGGACACTGGCCCGCGGGGAGCACGCCCCCCATCTCGTCCTCGACGCCTTCCTGCTGCGTTCCCTCGCTGTCAACGGCTACGCGCCCAGCTTCGAGGCCTGCGCGAAGTGCGGCATGCCCGGTCCGAACCGCTTCTTCTCGGTCGCCTCCGGCGGCTCCGTCTGCGCCGACTGCCGGGTGCCCGGCAGCGTCGTACCCTCGCCACAGACCCTGGTACTCCTCGGCGCGCTGCTTACGGGAGACTGGGAGACGGCGGACGCGTGCGAGGCGCGGTACGTCCGCGAGGGCGGCGGGCTGGTGTCGGCCTACCTGCACTGGCATCTGGAGCGGGGGCTGCGCTCGCTCAGGTATGTGGAAAAGACGTAGAGGGAGACGAGAGACACATGGTGGTACGCGGGATCCTGGGACGCCAGCGGCGCGAGCACAAGGCGCCGGAGCCGCACCCGTCCGGTGCCCGCGCGCCGAAGCTCCCCGGCGAGCTGGTCCCGAACCACGTGGCCATCGTCATGGACGGCAACGGCCGGTGGGCGAAGGAGCGCGGTCTGCCCCGCACCGAAGGGCACAAGGTCGGCGCCGAGCGGGTGCTCGACGTGCTGCAGGGCTCGATCGAGATCGGCGTCCGCAACATCTCCCTGTACGCCTTCTCCACCGAGAACTGGAAGCGCTCGCCCGACGAGGTCCGCTTCCTGATGAACTTCAACCGCGACTTCATCCGCAAGACCCGTGACCAGCTCGACGAGCTCGGCATCCGGGTGCGCTGGGTGGGCCGGATGCCCAGGCTGTGGAAGTCGGTCGCCAAGGAGCTGCAGGTCGCCCAGGAGCAGACCAAGGGCAACGACCTGCTCACCCTGTACTTCTGCATGAACTACGGCGGCCGGGCCGAACTCGCCGACGCGGCCAAGGCGTTGGCCGAGGACGTGAAGGCCGGCCGGCTCGACCCGGCCAAGGTCAGCGAGAAGACCATCCAGAAGTACCTGTACTACCCCGACATGCCGGACGTGGACCTCTTCCTCCGGCCCAGCGGTGAGCAGCGCACCTCCAACTACCTGCTCTGGCAGAGCGCGTACGCCGAGATGGTCTTCCAGGACGTGCTGTGGCCCGACTTCGACCGCCGTGACCTGTGGCGGGCCTGTGTCGAGTTCGCCTCCCGCGACCGGCGGTTCGGCGGCGCCGTCCCGAACGAGGAACTGCTGGCCATGGAGGCCGCCATGAAGGGCGATTCCACCTCATAGCAACCGGCGGTTCACCGGGGCCGTCGAGGATGCGGGACTCATGAGACGCCTCACGCCCGTCCTCGCTCTCGGTGCCCTGCTGCTCACCGCGCTGCCCGCGCACGCCGCCGACGGCCCCGCGCACCGCGAGAGCTACGGGACCAAGGCCCCGTACGAGCCTCAGCAGAGCGCCGACGGCTACGAGCGGCCCCCGGCCGGCTTCGAGCCCGTCTTCACCGAGAACGTCTCCCGGCACGGCTCGCGCGCGGCGACCGACGGCACGGACGGCGACCTGATCCTCGCGCTGTGGGACAAGGCGCAGCAGCAGGGCCAACTCACCGATGCCGGTGAGGAGTTCGGGCCGCGCGTGCGGGCCCTGCAGGCCGCCATGTCCCGGGTCGGGTACGGCAACCTCAGCGGGCGCGGCCGACAGGAGATGCGGGACACGGCGACGCGGATGGAGCGGCGCCTGCCCACGCTGTTCGCGAAGATCGCCGACGCGGGCGAGGAGATCGACGTGGTCAGCTCAGGACAGGGGCGGGCCGTGGACAGCGCGGGCGAGTTCACCGGCGCGCTGGCCTCGGCCGACCCCGCGCTTGAGCCGTTGATCGGGGCCACCCGCACCGACAAGGACCTGCTGTACTTCCACAAGGCGGCGGGCGGTGCGGCGTACCGCGACTACATCGCGGGCGACCAGCGCCTCAAGGACACCCTGGCCTCGATCGAGGACCGGCCGAGGACGTACGAGGCCGCGTACGGCGTCCTGCGCCGGCTGTTCGCGGAACCCTTCGTCGACCGGATCGGCGACCGTGACCGGGTCGGCGCCGCGCAGGCCGTCTACAACCTGTACGCGATCGCCCCCGCGATGAGCGAGGAGAGCCCTGACCCGGACGGCAGGGGCTGGGACATGGACCGCTTCATCTCCCGCTCGGACGCGGCCTGGTTCGGCTACCTCGGTGACGCGGAGGACTTCTACGAGAAGGGCCCCGGCTTCGCCGGCAGCGACATCACCTACAAGATGGCCGACGTCCTGCTGGCCGACTTCTTCCGGCAGGTCGAGGCCAAGCGGGCCGGCACCAGCGACCTCGGCGCCGAACTCCGCTTCACCCACGCCGAGGAGATCATCCCGCTGGCGGCCCTGATGCACCTCCCGGGCAGCACGGACCCGGCGACGCCGGGGGAGCCGTACACCTACGCCGACAATCCCTGGCGCGGCGCGTCCGTCGCTCCCCTCGGCGCCGACATCCAGTGGGACGTGTACGAGAAGGACGGCCGCTACCTGGTCCGCATGCTCTACAACGAGCGGGAGACGCCGTTCAGGACCGGCTGCCACCCGATCGGCAAGGGGAGCACCTTCTACGATCTGAACGAACTGGAGCGCTGCTTCGGCCGGAGCTGAGCGGCAACCCCCCGGGCGATCAGCCTCCGGCGCAGTCGGAGCACGTGCCGAAGATCTCCACGGTGTGGGCCACGTTGACGTATCCGTGCTCCGCCGCGATCGCTTCCGCCCACTTCTCCACGGCCGGTCCCTCCACCTCCACCGCCTTGCCGCAGGTGCGGCAGACCAGGTGGTGGTGGTGTTCGCCGCTGCTGCAGCGGCGGTAGACGGACTCGCCTTCGGAGGTGCGCAGGACGTCGACCTCGCCGGCGTCGGCGAGGGACTGGAGTGTGCGGTAGACCGTGGTCAGCCCGACGGAGTCGCCCTTGTGCTTGAGCATGTCGTGCAGCTCCTGCGCACTGCGGAACTCGTCGACCTCGTCCAGGGCCGCTGCCACGGCTGCCCGCTGTCGGGTCGCGCGGCCCTTCACGGGCGGTCCAGCGGTCGTCACCGTTGCCTCCTCACGTCTCGCTTCTGCCCGGGCGGCCATTGTGCCAGTCCGGGCTGTCAGCGGTCAGACGCCGATCTTGTCCCCGGCTCCTCTCGTGGCCGGAATCGTGCACTCGGTCGGGTCCCCGGCCGGGTGCGCGGCCGCCGCCGCACGGGCGCGTCGACGGGCCACCGGCGTGGCCAGCGCCGTCATGGCCACGAACGCGGCGATGGTCAGCAGGACGATCGTGGCACCGGGCGGAACGTCCTGGTAGTAGGAGGTGATCGTGCCGCTGACGGTCACGGCCACCCCGATGGCCACGGCGATCACGAAGGTCGCCTTGAAGCTGCGGCTGAGCTGCTGCGCGGCCGCCACCGGCACCACCATCAGCGCGGACACCAGCAGCAGACCGACCACGCGCATGGCGACGGTCACGGTCACCGCCGCCGTCACCGCCGTCAGGAGGTTGAGCGCGCGCACCGGCAGGCCCGTGACCCGCGCGAACTCCTCGTCCTGGCTGACCGCGAACAGCTGACGGCGCAGGCCGAGCGTGACCAGCACCACGAACGCGGCCAGCAGACAGATCGATACGACGTCCGACTGCGAGACCGTCGAGAGCGAACCGAACAGGTACGTCGTCAGGTTCGCGTTGGAGCCCGTCGGCGCGAGGTTGATGAACATCACGCCGCCGGCCATGCCGCCGTAGAAGAGCATGGCGAGGGCGATGTCGCCGCGGGTCTTGCCGTACCAGCGGATCAGCTCCATCAGGACCGCGCCGAGGACGGAGACGGCGGTCGCCATCCACACCGGGGAGGCGGACAGCAGGAAGCCCAGGCCGACGCCCGTCATCGCCACATGCCCGATGCCGTCGCCCATCAGGGCCTGGCGGCGCTGGACCAGGTAGATGCCGACCGCGGGCGCCGTGATGCCGACCAGGACGGCGGCGAGCAGCGCCCGTTGCATGAAGGCGTAGTTGAGGAAGTCCATCAGCTCAGCAGTCCCGTGCGGAGAGGTTCGGCGCCCGCGGGTGCGTGCGGGTGTACGTGGTCGTGGCCGGGCAGGGCGTGCTGGCCGACCGCGCGGGGCGGCGGGCCGTCATGCAGCACGCAGCCGTCGCGGAGGACGACCGCCCGGTCGATCAGGGGCTCCAGGGGCCCCAGTTCGTGCAGGACGAGCAGGACCGTCGTCCCCTGTCCGACCTGTTCTCGCAGCGTCCGCGCGAGGATCTCCTGGCTGGCCAGGTCGACGCCCGCCATCGGCTCGTCCATGATCAGCAGTTCGGGCTCGGCGACGAGCGCGCGGGCGATCAGGACGCGCTGGTGCTGGCCGCCGGAGAGGGCGTTCACCGAGTCCCTGGCCCGGTCGGCCATGCCGACCAGTTCCAGGGCCCGCCGCACGGCCTCCCGGTCGGCCCCGCGGAACATGCCGAAGCGGGTGCGGGAGAGCCGGCCCGAGGAGACGATCTCGGTGACCGTCGCCGGGACGCCGCCCGCGGCCGTCGTCCGCTGCGGTACGTAGCCCACGCGCGCCCAGTCGCGGAAGGCGCGGCGCGGGGTGCCGAACAGCTCGATCGTGCCGCCGCTCGCCGGCACCTGGCCGATGATCGTGCGGATCGCCGTGGACTTGCCGGAGCCGTTCGCGCCGAGCAGCGCGACGACCTCGCCGCGGCCGACGGTGAGGTCGATGCCGCGCAGCACCGGGCGTGCGCCGAGCTCGGCGGTGACGCCGCGCAGGGCTATGACGGGTTCTCCCATGGTCCTGCCTTCCCTGTCGGTCACTTGGCGCCCAGCGCCTGCTGGAGCGCCTTGAGGTTGGCCTCCTGGACGGAGAAGTAGTCCT contains:
- a CDS encoding transcriptional repressor; this translates as MTTAGPPVKGRATRQRAAVAAALDEVDEFRSAQELHDMLKHKGDSVGLTTVYRTLQSLADAGEVDVLRTSEGESVYRRCSSGEHHHHLVCRTCGKAVEVEGPAVEKWAEAIAAEHGYVNVAHTVEIFGTCSDCAGG
- a CDS encoding metal ABC transporter permease — translated: MDFLNYAFMQRALLAAVLVGITAPAVGIYLVQRRQALMGDGIGHVAMTGVGLGFLLSASPVWMATAVSVLGAVLMELIRWYGKTRGDIALAMLFYGGMAGGVMFINLAPTGSNANLTTYLFGSLSTVSQSDVVSICLLAAFVVLVTLGLRRQLFAVSQDEEFARVTGLPVRALNLLTAVTAAVTVTVAMRVVGLLLVSALMVVPVAAAQQLSRSFKATFVIAVAIGVAVTVSGTITSYYQDVPPGATIVLLTIAAFVAMTALATPVARRRARAAAAAHPAGDPTECTIPATRGAGDKIGV
- a CDS encoding metal ABC transporter ATP-binding protein, translated to MGEPVIALRGVTAELGARPVLRGIDLTVGRGEVVALLGANGSGKSTAIRTIIGQVPASGGTIELFGTPRRAFRDWARVGYVPQRTTAAGGVPATVTEIVSSGRLSRTRFGMFRGADREAVRRALELVGMADRARDSVNALSGGQHQRVLIARALVAEPELLIMDEPMAGVDLASQEILARTLREQVGQGTTVLLVLHELGPLEPLIDRAVVLRDGCVLHDGPPPRAVGQHALPGHDHVHPHAPAGAEPLRTGLLS